A window from Sphingobacterium hotanense encodes these proteins:
- a CDS encoding SDR family NAD(P)-dependent oxidoreductase translates to MANIIVTGASSGIGFEAVLDLTANKDHKVIALARSADKLRKLHEIASSLNHDGGTLYPAQFDIVYDNYPDSLVPFVQSKFEQVDILINNAGALINKPFLESTNEDFAQMLQSNLIGHINMIRHIAPLMKEGSHIVNISSMGGFQGSAKFPGLSAYSSSKAALAVLTECLAEEFKDKGIKVNCLALGSSQTEMFEAAFPGVEAGTLAFEMGRYIAEFAQNGHKYYNGKILPVANTTP, encoded by the coding sequence ATGGCAAATATTATCGTAACAGGAGCCAGTAGTGGCATTGGATTCGAAGCAGTATTAGATTTAACAGCAAATAAGGATCATAAAGTGATCGCATTGGCACGTTCAGCCGACAAGCTTCGTAAGCTGCATGAGATCGCCAGTTCCTTAAACCACGACGGGGGAACTCTTTATCCAGCACAATTCGATATTGTTTATGACAACTATCCCGACTCCTTAGTACCCTTCGTCCAATCCAAATTTGAGCAGGTCGATATATTGATCAATAATGCCGGCGCATTAATCAACAAGCCCTTCTTAGAATCGACCAATGAGGATTTCGCACAGATGCTACAGTCGAACCTAATTGGGCATATCAATATGATCCGTCATATCGCACCATTGATGAAGGAAGGTAGCCATATCGTCAATATCAGTAGTATGGGCGGTTTTCAAGGCTCGGCCAAGTTTCCGGGACTGTCGGCCTACTCAAGTAGTAAGGCGGCATTAGCCGTATTGACAGAATGTTTGGCGGAGGAATTTAAAGACAAGGGCATCAAAGTAAATTGTCTGGCATTAGGGTCCTCCCAAACCGAGATGTTCGAAGCAGCGTTTCCAGGCGTCGAAGCCGGAACCTTAGCCTTTGAAATGGGCCGATACATTGCAGAATTTGCGCAAAATGGCCATAAATATTATAACGGAAAGATATTACCCGTGGCAAACACCACACCGTAA
- a CDS encoding alpha/beta hydrolase family protein — protein MIKKYFLFIFSLSFSLFACGQSFEGSWTGTLVLPTVKLPTVFEFTYDGQWKGTMQSPSQSMAKLPFSAIEADGDSIHVEVRSFGIKYSGKLSSDKQAITGQVQQGSMRAPLDFKKGPWKSYKRPQAVNPPYSYDTVDVKIPNREDYVVLAGTITRPKSGGKHPGVVLVTGSGPQDRNSTIYGHQSFKLIADYLTKRGIVVLRYDDRGVGQSTGIYTQATTSDFGKDALSALNYLSKQADVDPKKVGVIGHSEGGLIATILAGQRVPSLKFIVDLAGPAIAIDSLMVLQSEAVMKVQGKTMSAQDRALIKKNYEIVKSKLSAEEAFEALMANMRAVPGSQNVQFGDEIGVLVTPWYRHFMKIDPIPFIKKINIPVFAAFGGTDVQVIAAPNMESLTDNLPRNLKSIVKVYPGLNHLFQTSKSGSHLEYGDIEETFSPEVLKDMADWILSRD, from the coding sequence ATGATAAAAAAGTACTTTCTTTTCATCTTCAGTTTAAGTTTTTCTTTGTTTGCCTGTGGACAGTCTTTTGAAGGTTCCTGGACAGGCACCCTAGTACTTCCTACCGTTAAGCTCCCAACAGTCTTTGAGTTTACTTACGACGGACAATGGAAGGGGACGATGCAGAGCCCCTCCCAAAGCATGGCAAAATTGCCATTCTCCGCGATCGAGGCCGATGGGGATTCCATACATGTCGAAGTACGTTCTTTCGGAATCAAGTATTCCGGGAAGTTATCTAGCGATAAACAAGCGATTACAGGGCAGGTTCAGCAGGGATCCATGCGAGCGCCCTTAGACTTTAAGAAAGGTCCCTGGAAAAGCTATAAACGCCCACAGGCGGTAAATCCTCCCTATAGTTATGATACAGTTGATGTAAAAATCCCGAATAGGGAAGATTATGTCGTTTTGGCCGGGACAATTACGCGTCCAAAATCCGGAGGCAAACACCCAGGCGTAGTATTAGTGACGGGCAGTGGTCCTCAAGATCGTAATTCGACCATTTACGGGCATCAGTCGTTTAAGTTGATAGCCGATTATTTGACGAAGCGAGGAATCGTCGTTCTACGTTATGACGATCGCGGTGTTGGACAGTCTACAGGAATTTATACCCAAGCAACAACCAGCGATTTTGGAAAGGATGCTTTATCCGCATTAAATTATCTGAGCAAACAGGCTGACGTTGATCCCAAGAAAGTGGGTGTTATTGGCCACAGTGAGGGCGGATTGATCGCCACGATCTTAGCAGGGCAGCGTGTTCCTTCGCTTAAGTTTATTGTAGACTTGGCGGGTCCGGCTATAGCGATCGACTCTTTAATGGTTTTGCAAAGCGAAGCTGTTATGAAAGTTCAGGGGAAAACGATGAGTGCACAAGATCGCGCGCTGATTAAAAAGAACTACGAAATCGTAAAAAGCAAGCTGTCAGCAGAAGAAGCGTTCGAAGCGCTAATGGCGAATATGCGAGCGGTGCCGGGCAGTCAGAATGTGCAGTTTGGTGATGAAATCGGCGTGTTGGTCACTCCTTGGTATAGACATTTTATGAAGATCGACCCAATTCCTTTCATTAAAAAAATAAATATCCCTGTATTTGCCGCCTTCGGCGGTACCGACGTACAGGTAATCGCAGCACCCAATATGGAAAGCCTTACAGACAACCTCCCACGTAATCTAAAATCCATTGTCAAGGTGTACCCCGGATTAAACCATCTGTTTCAAACTTCAAAATCCGGTTCCCACCTCGAATATGGAGATATCGAAGAGACATTTAGCCCAGAGGTATTGAAGGATATGGCAGATTGGATTTTAAGTAGAGATTAG
- a CDS encoding RagB/SusD family nutrient uptake outer membrane protein encodes MKIIKNLSYSVLAFSLLASSCGKKLDMEPQDDISSENALSTAADVNNVLVGAYTIMAEPALYGTNLVMIGDLYASPSYLNWTGSFSTYRDISNQNLISTNEDATRTWTHAYQAINAANTVIESLDVVTDPDMKNELYGKALFIRGSMHFELVRLYALPYEAGAANGSLGVPIVTKAVKGFEDIISDIARSTVAQVYDQAQADLIEAVSLLSDSPDLYAAKGMLARLYLQKGDYPNAREQANDIIESGEYSLASNLEDPFRVKNSSEGVFEIQQNEQSNAGSSNDGLATFYSSYLNNTGGKVGRGDLSILNAFVNTYATTDKRRTQMIYEGTGAKTGWFTKKWYNYFDNIPVVRLTELYLTRAECNARLGTSVGDSPANDINALRQRAGLADLATVTVNDILAERDKELAFEGYRIHDLKRTKRNVGTYTYNAPELVFPIPYREVSVNSKLEQNPGYN; translated from the coding sequence ATGAAAATCATAAAAAATCTATCATATTCTGTACTAGCTTTTTCTTTACTGGCAAGTTCTTGTGGAAAGAAACTAGATATGGAACCTCAGGATGATATATCCTCTGAAAATGCCCTATCAACAGCGGCAGACGTTAACAACGTGCTTGTGGGTGCTTATACCATTATGGCAGAGCCAGCACTATATGGAACAAATTTGGTGATGATTGGGGATCTTTATGCGAGCCCGAGCTATCTCAACTGGACCGGTTCGTTCAGCACCTATCGCGATATATCTAATCAAAATTTAATATCCACAAATGAGGATGCTACGAGAACTTGGACACACGCATACCAAGCAATAAATGCTGCCAATACGGTCATTGAGTCTTTGGACGTAGTAACTGATCCGGACATGAAAAATGAATTGTACGGCAAAGCCTTGTTTATTCGTGGTAGTATGCACTTTGAACTCGTTAGATTATACGCTCTACCTTATGAGGCCGGAGCTGCAAACGGAAGCCTAGGTGTTCCTATTGTCACTAAAGCCGTTAAAGGTTTTGAAGACATCATTTCGGATATCGCCAGAAGCACGGTCGCTCAAGTTTATGATCAGGCACAAGCCGATCTGATAGAGGCAGTATCCTTGCTAAGTGATAGCCCAGATCTATACGCCGCAAAAGGAATGCTTGCGCGCTTATACCTGCAAAAAGGCGACTATCCTAACGCTAGGGAGCAAGCGAATGACATCATCGAAAGCGGCGAATACTCTTTAGCATCAAACCTAGAAGACCCATTCCGCGTAAAGAATTCTTCAGAAGGTGTATTTGAGATTCAACAGAACGAACAAAGTAATGCAGGCTCATCAAACGATGGTCTTGCGACTTTCTATTCGAGCTATCTAAATAATACGGGGGGTAAAGTAGGTCGTGGCGACCTAAGTATCCTCAATGCTTTTGTAAATACTTATGCAACTACGGATAAACGCAGAACGCAAATGATCTACGAAGGTACCGGAGCAAAAACAGGCTGGTTTACCAAAAAATGGTACAACTACTTCGACAATATCCCTGTCGTACGCTTAACTGAGCTTTACCTAACGCGTGCCGAATGTAATGCAAGACTAGGAACCTCCGTAGGTGATAGCCCAGCAAACGATATCAATGCCCTACGCCAGCGTGCAGGACTTGCTGATCTAGCGACCGTAACCGTGAATGATATATTAGCAGAGCGAGACAAAGAACTAGCATTTGAAGGCTACAGAATCCATGATTTGAAACGCACAAAAAGAAACGTCGGAACATATACATACAACGCTCCGGAACTGGTATTCCCAATTCCATACCGCGAAGTATCCGTCAATTCTAAACTAGAACAAAATCCTGGATATAACTAG
- a CDS encoding DUF2089 family protein, with the protein MKFPIHCPACDSEMSVVKLFCGSCETEVAGKFNFPTLMRLEPEEQEFVVQFLLYSGSLKEMANKMGKSYPTVRNKLDELIEKIKTF; encoded by the coding sequence ATGAAGTTTCCAATACATTGTCCTGCCTGCGATTCCGAAATGAGTGTCGTTAAGCTATTTTGTGGCTCCTGCGAGACGGAGGTGGCAGGGAAGTTTAATTTTCCCACGCTCATGCGTCTAGAACCGGAAGAGCAGGAATTTGTTGTTCAGTTTCTGTTGTACTCCGGAAGTTTAAAAGAAATGGCCAATAAAATGGGAAAGAGCTATCCCACTGTACGCAATAAGCTGGATGAGCTGATTGAAAAAATTAAGACATTTTAA
- a CDS encoding Lrp/AsnC ligand binding domain-containing protein gives MEKNYSNYDLDNLDVQILSILMEDASIPYTEIAKKLIVSGGTIHVRMKKMEELGIINGSNLIINPQKVGFDITAFLGIYLEKGSQYSDAVEQLKQVKEVVELHYCTGQYSAFAKIICRDTSHLRKVLNEDIQGLKGIQRTETIISLEESIKRQITL, from the coding sequence ATGGAAAAAAACTATTCAAATTACGATTTAGACAACCTAGATGTTCAAATTTTATCCATCTTGATGGAAGATGCATCAATTCCATATACAGAAATTGCGAAAAAATTGATAGTTTCTGGTGGAACTATCCATGTTCGCATGAAAAAAATGGAGGAATTGGGAATAATCAACGGTTCTAACCTGATAATTAACCCTCAAAAAGTTGGTTTTGACATCACAGCCTTCTTAGGAATCTATTTAGAGAAGGGTTCTCAGTATTCTGATGCCGTTGAACAGTTAAAACAGGTGAAAGAAGTTGTAGAATTGCATTATTGTACTGGTCAATATTCTGCTTTTGCAAAAATTATCTGTCGTGACACCTCACATTTACGTAAGGTTTTGAACGAAGACATACAAGGCTTGAAAGGAATTCAACGTACCGAGACGATTATTTCGCTTGAAGAGAGCATTAAACGTCAAATTACGTTGTAA
- a CDS encoding lysylphosphatidylglycerol synthase transmembrane domain-containing protein, whose amino-acid sequence MQDSKVWNIVKNLLKVIITFGAVYWVSTKISLTELKDVLRDSNPLYLLLAFLAYCCSILVASSRLNSFFKAIGLKLSERYNFRLYQLGLLYNFFLPGGIGGDGYKIFFLKKTFQISRRQVLGAVFFDRLSGLWALCIVAGTLVIFMPRLAIPNYITIAVLALGTISYLFVLRTFFKQFLNNFIITHFKALAVQGFQTITAIFILYAMNFDGKFSPYLLIFMVSSLVAIVPSIGGAIGLRETVIFSLATYLQLDQHIAVTISLIFYIISLLVASSGIYYIFRPQRLGADKLPSAKEVEEEIEKEEE is encoded by the coding sequence ATGCAAGACTCGAAAGTTTGGAATATAGTCAAAAACCTACTGAAAGTAATCATCACTTTCGGTGCGGTCTACTGGGTTTCCACCAAGATATCGTTGACCGAGCTAAAGGATGTTCTGAGGGATAGCAACCCGCTCTACTTATTGCTTGCTTTTCTCGCCTACTGCTGCTCGATATTAGTAGCCTCCTCGCGTCTCAACTCATTCTTCAAAGCAATAGGATTAAAACTTTCCGAACGTTATAACTTCCGACTTTATCAACTCGGACTCTTATACAACTTTTTCCTGCCCGGCGGAATTGGCGGCGATGGATACAAAATATTCTTCCTCAAGAAAACCTTTCAAATATCCAGAAGACAAGTGCTTGGCGCTGTATTTTTTGATCGCTTAAGCGGACTCTGGGCATTGTGTATTGTGGCCGGAACGCTCGTAATCTTTATGCCGCGGTTAGCCATACCTAACTATATTACTATCGCGGTCTTAGCATTGGGTACCATCAGTTACCTGTTTGTATTGAGAACATTTTTCAAGCAGTTCTTGAACAATTTTATCATTACCCATTTTAAAGCACTGGCAGTTCAAGGTTTCCAAACCATTACCGCCATCTTTATCCTTTATGCGATGAACTTCGATGGAAAGTTCTCTCCCTATCTCCTCATTTTCATGGTATCCTCGCTTGTGGCCATCGTGCCTTCAATTGGTGGAGCAATCGGATTGCGAGAAACGGTGATCTTCAGTTTAGCAACATACCTACAATTAGATCAGCATATCGCGGTTACTATCAGTTTGATATTTTATATCATATCCCTTTTAGTAGCGTCGAGTGGCATTTATTATATTTTCCGACCACAGCGCCTGGGTGCAGACAAGCTTCCATCGGCAAAAGAGGTTGAAGAAGAAATTGAAAAAGAAGAAGAATAA
- a CDS encoding lysophospholipid acyltransferase family protein, which produces MRKILGFILTPIFYFCFGLSLIIFHPIQWLCLKLGGYNAHKNSVDILNGLLVACNYTLFNRTHFMDNKNIPTGRPIVFVANHQSTYDIPPLIFFLRRFHGKFISKLELMTANIPSISFNLKHGGAANIDRKDPKQSIAEILTLANNMKKNNWSAFIFPEGTRTKTGKMKNFSVGGIATLLKKNPDALVVPIAINGSYKMVQWGAFPLRPFTSMSWEVLDPIDTTGLNVEEIVKKAEDLIRAKVIEEKH; this is translated from the coding sequence ATGAGAAAAATATTGGGATTTATCCTAACACCTATCTTTTATTTTTGTTTTGGTTTATCGCTTATCATATTCCATCCTATTCAATGGTTATGTTTAAAGCTGGGCGGTTATAATGCACATAAAAATAGCGTAGATATTTTAAACGGTTTATTGGTAGCCTGTAATTATACCCTATTCAATAGAACCCATTTTATGGATAACAAGAATATCCCAACGGGGCGACCTATTGTCTTTGTAGCAAATCATCAAAGCACCTATGATATTCCACCATTGATCTTCTTCCTACGTAGATTCCATGGTAAATTCATCTCCAAATTGGAATTGATGACCGCTAATATTCCAAGTATTTCTTTCAATCTAAAACATGGTGGGGCAGCAAATATCGACCGCAAGGACCCTAAACAATCCATTGCTGAGATTTTGACCCTCGCAAATAACATGAAAAAGAATAACTGGTCGGCATTTATTTTTCCGGAGGGAACACGTACTAAAACAGGAAAGATGAAGAACTTTTCTGTGGGTGGGATAGCGACATTACTGAAGAAAAATCCAGATGCATTAGTGGTGCCGATTGCGATCAATGGCTCATACAAAATGGTGCAATGGGGAGCTTTCCCACTTCGTCCATTTACATCGATGTCCTGGGAAGTTTTAGATCCTATTGATACAACAGGGTTAAATGTTGAGGAAATCGTAAAGAAAGCAGAAGATTTAATCCGCGCAAAAGTTATTGAGGAAAAACACTAG
- a CDS encoding glycosyltransferase family 2 protein, protein MCVVYVVLVLYMRAGWMRLAIIKPSAILPKSKVSVIIAARNEEDNIGRTLDCLMAQDFPKELLEVIVVDDHSTDRTSEIILSYAERGVRLISLEAGDKLNSYKKYAINKAIDSSNGEIIVTTDADCRMGPNWLKTIIHFMEANDLYMVSSPVSYHEEKSYFENLQTLEFLYLIGLGAAGIGNGNPTTCNGANLAYRKEVFYEMGGFKGIDELASGDDELLLHKIAEKYASRIGFCKAREAIVYTDAKENLSAFLSQRRRWASKSTKYKDKRVVALGVSIWLFNLALLVNILCFCWADADAERLILLSILMKIVVEFAFLYPVVSFANRKSLLLNLPLISLLHSVYLVYIGILGNVGKYDWKGRSVK, encoded by the coding sequence ATGTGCGTGGTCTACGTGGTGCTCGTGCTGTATATGCGCGCTGGATGGATGCGTCTTGCTATCATCAAACCGAGCGCAATATTGCCTAAGAGTAAGGTGAGCGTCATCATCGCTGCTAGAAATGAAGAGGATAACATTGGCCGAACCTTGGATTGCCTTATGGCACAAGATTTTCCAAAAGAACTTCTAGAAGTCATCGTCGTAGACGACCATTCTACCGATAGAACCAGTGAGATTATTTTGTCCTACGCAGAACGCGGTGTCCGTTTGATTAGTTTGGAAGCGGGGGATAAGTTAAACTCCTATAAGAAATATGCGATAAATAAAGCGATCGACTCCTCAAACGGCGAAATTATCGTAACAACGGATGCTGACTGTCGTATGGGGCCGAACTGGCTAAAAACCATCATCCATTTTATGGAAGCCAACGATTTGTATATGGTTTCCAGCCCCGTAAGTTATCATGAGGAGAAATCCTATTTTGAGAACCTACAGACTTTGGAATTCTTATACCTGATCGGTTTGGGCGCTGCGGGTATCGGCAATGGCAATCCTACTACTTGTAATGGAGCAAATTTGGCCTACCGAAAAGAAGTTTTTTACGAGATGGGCGGATTTAAAGGCATCGATGAATTGGCATCGGGCGATGATGAACTGCTCTTGCATAAAATTGCGGAAAAGTATGCTTCGCGTATAGGCTTTTGCAAAGCAAGAGAAGCTATAGTTTATACGGATGCGAAGGAGAACCTCTCTGCATTTTTAAGCCAACGTAGGCGTTGGGCATCAAAGAGTACGAAGTATAAGGATAAGCGTGTTGTGGCTCTTGGTGTTTCTATTTGGCTCTTCAATTTGGCCTTATTGGTCAATATCCTTTGTTTTTGTTGGGCAGATGCGGATGCAGAACGTTTGATATTATTGTCGATCCTGATGAAGATCGTCGTGGAGTTCGCTTTCTTATATCCGGTTGTTTCATTTGCAAACCGTAAATCCTTACTGCTCAATCTACCGCTTATCAGTTTATTGCATTCCGTGTACCTCGTTTACATCGGTATTTTAGGAAATGTAGGTAAATACGATTGGAAGGGGCGTTCGGTAAAATAA
- a CDS encoding SusC/RagA family TonB-linked outer membrane protein translates to MKRNLLFFIMLCWLPIVAFGQSRQVTGTVTDAVTNQPIAGATIKAVGTNFVAQTDVNGRYEIGLNESTRFLFFTYIGYSSQQVAATVGTVDVQLIPSAADLEEVVVVGYGTQVKKDMTGSVASVKMSDLEDVPLQTVEAGLQGRAPGVFVNTSSGKLGQALQIRVRGISSISAGTQPLYVIDGIPMVTEAMGTYDEPDNPLAAISPDDIESMEVLKDGSASAIYGSRASNGVVLITTKKGKAGRTKIDLSYFAGFSDPTNKGDFLNADQYRELLSAALNNAGYIGPDPDEQYPDVSSFWADWTGTDDWDKNYNSNWVDEGMRRGNLQQGSLSISGGDAKTRFTASGSYADTKGIIIGNRFKRTSGRIGVDHSAFDFLDIGGTLNINKIDNYRVNSDNAFSNPLQLNALPPIQPIRDENGELYNYTVYYNNLIDLENGNNLSSTYRTFGTAYANARITSDLVFRSEYGMDFQNLEEDLYLGMRTQDGGDSGGYGFSYQARSVNFNTNNTLTYSKTFNEIHNLGLLGGMSYQEQQFRYTMAEGKNFPSDLFRKITSAAVKSDASSSATSRSIVSYFARANYKLMDRYLFEASIRTDGSSRFGKESKYGTFPAASIGWVISEENFLKESNSLNFLKLRASYGLTGNENISNFASRTLYSGANYAGIPGTVAYRLGDPHLTWEQTAQTNIGLDFGILADRISGTIEAYHKKTTDLLLDMPVVSTSGFTTVFRNIGSLENKGLELSLNSKNFVGEFKWSTSFNIAWNRNKILKLVDGQPIYPGGRYLGRLEEGMPYGFFYGKAYAGVDPENGDALYYLDETRETTTSDYSEAADQPIGDPNPNFYGGFGNKFSYKNFDLDIQTQFVSGNDIYNAAGGFQSANGDYFDNQTTDQMDYWRNPGDITMVPQPRFDSANGTRASSRYIQDGSYFRIKNLVFGYNLPNETANKLKMQRARVYVSATNLLTLTDYNGYDPEINTTFAGAVQLGTDFYTAPQPRTITFGINVGF, encoded by the coding sequence ATGAAAAGAAATCTACTGTTTTTCATAATGCTTTGTTGGCTACCTATAGTGGCATTTGGACAAAGCAGACAAGTAACGGGTACTGTTACTGATGCCGTTACAAACCAACCCATCGCTGGTGCGACAATAAAGGCGGTGGGAACCAACTTCGTAGCCCAAACGGACGTGAATGGACGCTATGAAATCGGACTCAATGAATCGACCCGATTCCTCTTCTTTACCTACATCGGCTATTCGTCTCAACAAGTTGCCGCCACTGTTGGAACAGTGGATGTACAACTTATACCTTCTGCCGCAGATTTGGAAGAGGTAGTTGTAGTAGGTTATGGTACGCAGGTCAAAAAAGACATGACCGGTTCTGTAGCAAGTGTTAAGATGTCGGATCTAGAGGATGTTCCCCTACAAACGGTAGAGGCAGGTTTACAGGGCCGTGCTCCCGGCGTATTTGTGAATACAAGCTCCGGTAAATTAGGACAGGCACTACAGATCCGCGTTCGCGGTATTTCTTCCATTTCCGCTGGAACACAGCCATTATACGTAATCGATGGAATTCCGATGGTTACCGAAGCGATGGGAACTTATGACGAACCGGATAACCCACTTGCCGCAATCAGCCCGGATGATATCGAATCCATGGAGGTACTAAAAGATGGTTCTGCATCCGCTATCTATGGTTCCAGAGCATCCAACGGGGTTGTATTGATTACAACAAAAAAAGGTAAAGCCGGCAGAACGAAAATCGACCTAAGCTACTTTGCAGGATTTAGCGACCCAACAAATAAGGGCGATTTCTTAAATGCTGACCAATATCGCGAACTCCTTTCCGCAGCATTGAATAATGCAGGCTATATAGGTCCAGATCCCGACGAACAATATCCTGACGTTAGCTCTTTCTGGGCTGATTGGACGGGTACAGACGATTGGGATAAAAACTACAACTCTAACTGGGTGGACGAAGGTATGCGTCGTGGCAACCTGCAACAAGGAAGCTTAAGCATTTCTGGTGGTGATGCTAAGACAAGGTTTACAGCGTCCGGAAGTTATGCAGACACAAAAGGTATTATCATCGGTAACCGTTTTAAAAGAACATCGGGACGTATTGGTGTCGACCATTCTGCTTTCGATTTCTTAGACATTGGCGGTACTTTGAACATCAACAAAATCGATAACTATCGTGTAAACAGCGATAATGCGTTCTCAAATCCTTTGCAATTAAATGCGCTACCTCCTATCCAACCCATACGCGATGAAAATGGAGAACTGTACAATTACACGGTTTATTACAACAACTTGATCGATCTAGAAAACGGAAACAATCTATCAAGCACCTACCGCACATTCGGAACCGCCTATGCCAATGCCAGAATAACATCAGACTTAGTATTCCGCTCGGAATATGGTATGGACTTCCAAAACTTAGAAGAAGATTTATACTTAGGTATGCGGACACAAGACGGTGGAGATTCAGGAGGTTATGGCTTTAGCTACCAAGCGCGTTCGGTGAACTTCAACACCAACAATACCTTGACTTACTCGAAAACCTTCAATGAAATCCATAACCTAGGTCTATTAGGTGGTATGTCTTATCAAGAGCAACAGTTCAGATATACGATGGCAGAAGGTAAGAACTTTCCTTCCGATTTATTCAGAAAGATTACTTCAGCAGCTGTAAAATCAGATGCTAGCTCGTCGGCAACCTCAAGATCGATTGTATCCTATTTTGCGCGCGCTAACTATAAACTGATGGACCGCTATTTATTTGAAGCATCTATCCGTACTGACGGTTCTTCCAGATTCGGAAAAGAATCAAAATACGGAACCTTCCCTGCAGCATCCATCGGATGGGTTATCTCAGAGGAAAACTTCCTGAAAGAAAGCAACTCCTTAAACTTCTTGAAACTTAGAGCAAGTTACGGCTTAACAGGGAATGAGAATATTTCCAATTTCGCTTCCAGAACGCTATACAGTGGCGCTAACTACGCGGGTATTCCGGGAACTGTTGCCTACAGATTAGGGGATCCGCATCTGACTTGGGAACAGACAGCGCAGACCAATATCGGTTTAGATTTCGGAATTTTAGCAGATCGCATTTCCGGAACTATCGAGGCCTATCATAAAAAGACCACCGACCTATTGTTAGACATGCCTGTGGTATCCACCAGTGGATTTACGACTGTTTTCAGAAATATTGGAAGCCTGGAGAACAAGGGGCTTGAACTGAGCTTAAACTCTAAAAATTTCGTCGGAGAATTTAAATGGTCGACCTCATTCAACATTGCTTGGAACAGAAACAAAATCCTAAAATTAGTCGACGGACAGCCGATCTATCCTGGAGGTCGCTATTTGGGCCGCTTGGAAGAAGGCATGCCTTATGGTTTCTTCTATGGAAAAGCATATGCCGGTGTTGACCCTGAAAATGGCGACGCCCTATATTACTTAGACGAAACTAGAGAAACAACAACAAGCGACTACTCAGAAGCTGCAGATCAGCCTATCGGAGATCCAAACCCGAACTTCTACGGTGGTTTTGGCAACAAATTCTCCTACAAGAATTTCGATCTTGATATTCAGACACAATTCGTGAGCGGCAATGATATCTATAATGCTGCCGGTGGATTTCAATCTGCAAATGGTGATTATTTCGATAACCAAACGACTGATCAGATGGACTATTGGAGAAATCCAGGAGACATCACGATGGTACCACAACCACGATTCGATTCGGCTAATGGTACACGTGCGTCATCACGTTACATTCAGGATGGTTCTTACTTCCGTATCAAAAATTTGGTGTTCGGGTATAATTTACCAAACGAAACGGCTAATAAACTAAAAATGCAACGTGCTAGAGTTTATGTTTCAGCAACGAACTTACTCACATTGACTGATTACAACGGTTATGATCCGGAGATCAACACCACATTTGCGGGTGCTGTTCAATTAGGAACAGATTTTTACACTGCTCCGCAACCGCGCACGATCACTTTTGGAATTAATGTAGGTTTCTAA
- the ruvC gene encoding crossover junction endodeoxyribonuclease RuvC produces MQKEKAKERIILGIDPGTVVLGYGIVKEVNKKITLITMGVIKMGHLDDHALKLQRIFKKTSALIEEYKPDCVALEAPFYGKNIQVMLKLGRAQGVAMAAALNADIPIFEYAPRKIKQSVTGNGNASKEQVAAMIQTLLSFKETPEFLDATDGLAVAVCHAFQQNTGTSSKSYSGWEAFVKDNVKRVR; encoded by the coding sequence ATGCAAAAGGAAAAGGCGAAGGAGCGCATCATTTTAGGGATTGACCCGGGTACAGTGGTGCTTGGTTATGGAATCGTTAAAGAGGTAAATAAGAAAATAACCTTGATCACGATGGGGGTCATCAAAATGGGCCATCTGGACGACCACGCCTTGAAGTTGCAGCGCATATTTAAGAAAACCTCTGCCCTAATTGAAGAATACAAACCTGATTGTGTTGCTTTAGAAGCACCATTCTATGGCAAGAATATACAGGTCATGTTGAAATTAGGTCGAGCGCAGGGCGTCGCGATGGCTGCAGCACTGAATGCAGATATTCCGATTTTTGAATATGCCCCCCGCAAAATAAAACAGTCTGTCACCGGCAATGGTAATGCGAGCAAAGAACAGGTCGCTGCAATGATACAGACGCTCCTGAGCTTCAAAGAAACACCTGAGTTCCTAGATGCTACCGATGGATTGGCTGTAGCGGTATGCCATGCTTTTCAGCAAAACACGGGCACAAGCAGCAAATCTTATTCTGGTTGGGAGGCCTTCGTAAAAGATAATGTAAAACGTGTTCGTTAG